A single Elaeis guineensis isolate ETL-2024a chromosome 15, EG11, whole genome shotgun sequence DNA region contains:
- the LOC140854115 gene encoding flavonol 3-sulfotransferase-like — protein MATLPSVNSIQPDSKRKQEGEEQTPKQSGEFDDLISTLPLDEGLVPIRLRQYQGVWIPEYFFGGIIAVRQRFTARPDDLLLVSYPKSGTTWLKALAFAIMTRTQHPLVHHPLLSLNPHQCVEYLDRLFFDGKQSKVQALPSPRIFSFHTTYSLLSDSIKGSGCRIIYICRDPKDVIVSRWHFNAKISSKTSKEPTPLMKAFEMFCEGVCPFGLIWDHALGYWKESLRRPDKVLFLKYEELMEEPVAKVKRMAEFMGCPFSPDEEKEGMVEEVIRLCSFEKLSNLEINTTGVINSKDPAAPPTFASFFRKGKMGDWKNHLSPKMAQRLDEITQEKLEGSGLTLGRTCLEAAAKEENPVHQV, from the coding sequence ATGGCCACCCTCCCATCTGTTAACTCGATCCAACCAGACTCGAAACGAAAGCAAGAGGGAGAAGAACAAACTCCGAAACAGTCGGGAGAATTCGACGATCTCATCTCCACCCTCCCACTAGATGAAGGATTGGTTCCCATCCGCCTCCGCCAATACCAAGGCGTCTGGATCCCTGAATACTTCTTCGGGGGCATCATCGCCGTCCGGCAACGCTTCACGGCCCGTCCTGATGACCTCCTCCTCGTGAGCTACCCCAAGTCCGGAACCACCTGGCTAAAGGCCCTGGCCTTCGCCATCATGACTCGAACCCAACACCCTTTGGTTCACCACCCGCTCCTTAGCCTCAACCCCCATCAGTGCGTGGAGTACCTGGACAGACTCTTCTTTGACGGCAAACAGTCCAAGGTTCAAGCCCTGCCCTCTCCTCGGATTTTCAGCTTCCACACGACTTACTCTCTGCTATCGGACTCGATCAAGGGTTCCGGCTGCCGCATCATATACATCTGCCGAGACCCTAAGGATGTGATAGTTTCCCGGTGGCATTTCAACGCGAAGATTAGCTCAAAGACGTCCAAGGAGCCGACTCCCTTGATGAAGGCCTTCGAGATGTTCTGCGAGGGCGTTTGCCCGTTTGGGCTGATATGGGACCACGCTCTCGGGTACTGGAAGGAGAGCTTGAGAAGGCCCGACAAGGTGCTGTTCTTGAAGTACGAGGAGCTGATGGAAGAGCCGGTGGCAAAGGTGAAAAGAATGGCGGAGTTCATGGGATGTCCATTCTCGCCGGACGAAGAGAAGGAAGGGATGGTGGAGGAGGTCATAAGGTTGTGTAGCTTTGAGAAGCTCAGCAACCTAGAGATAAATACTACTGGTGTAATTAACTCCAAAGACCCGGCAGCTCCTCCAACATTTGCGTCTTTCTTTAGGAAAGGGAAGATGGGGGATTGGAAGAACCATCTGAGTCCGAAAATGGCGCAGAGGCTGGACGAAATCACCCAAGAGAAGCTAGAAGGATCCGGTCTAACCCTTGGAAGAACATGCTTGGAAGCTGCTGCGAAGGAGGAGAATCCAGTTCACCAAGTGTAG